The DNA region GCTTCGAGGGTGATGTCGCCGTGGTGGCTGAGGAGGATGCGTTTGGCGATGGCGAGGCCGAGGCCGGTGCCGTCGGGGCGGCCGGAGAGGAAGGAGTCGAAGATGCGGGTGCCGAGCTCTTCGGGGATGCCGGGGCCGGTGTCGGTGAGGTCGATGTGGACGTAGCGGGCAGGGCCGTTTTCCTCGGTCTGGCAGGTGATGGTGATGCCGCCGCCGTCGGGCATCGCCTGCGTGGAATTGATGAGGAGGTTGAGGAGGACTTGTTGTATCTGACCTTTATGGACGTCGACGACGAGGGCGCGGGCAGGGGGCTCGAAGCGGAGGTAGATTTTGCTTTGAGCGAGCTTGAGGCGGATGAGGACAATGGTGTCTTCGATGATGTCGGTGATGGGCCAGCGCGAGTGAAGGCTGGAGGGGGCTTTCGCGAAGTGGAGGACGCGGGTGACGATGGCTTCGAGCTGATCGAGCTTTTCGCCGATGACGCGGACATCGGTGCGGCGGGGATCGTCTTCGGGGAAGTCGAGGCCGAGGTAGCCGTAGAGGAGTTTGATCACCGTGAGCGGATTACGGATCTCGTGGGCGATCTCGGCGGCGAGGAGGCCGAGGGTGGTGAGCTGCTCGTTTTTGCGGAGGGACTCTTCGCTTTGGAAAACGCGGGAGTAGAGGCGGGAGTTTTGGAGGGCGACGGCGCCGAGAGATGCGAGGGCGGCGAGGAGGCGTTTTTCGTCGTTGTTGAAGCGGTGGACGTGGTCGGTGAAGACGGCGAGGACGCCGAGCACCTCGTTCTCATAGATCATCGGCGTGGCGAGAACGGAGCGGAGGGAGTCGTCGCGCGGGAGATCGACGAGATCGAAGAACTCAGGGCTCTGGATGTTGGCGAAATCGATCTGTTTGCGGGTGTGGATGGCGGCGGCGGCGAGACTGGTCTCGATGGGCGATTCGCGAGTGGAGGGGGCGGCGGGGTTGTTGCTGCTCAGGGATGCGAGGAGAACGATCTGGTGAGTGTCGTCGTAGAGATAGAGGGCGCAGGCGCGGCATTGAGTGACCTGGCGGGCGTCGCGGGTGACGGTGTCGAAGAGTTCTTGTTGTTCGATCTTGGATACGAGGGAGTGGCCGATGGTGATGAGGGTCTCGAGCTGCCGGGCTTTGCCGCGGAGCTGGCGGAGCTGCCAGAGGCGCGTCATGACGGCGGTGGCTTCCTGGGTGCAGAGGGTGAGGAGCTGGAGGTCGGGGTCGGTGAAGCCGCCGGTGACGTCGCTATCGACGTTGATGACGCCGAGGATCTGGCCGTTTTCCTCCATGGGGACGGCCATCTCGGCGCGGATCTCGGGGCGCATGGAAATGTAGCGCGAGTCGACGCTGACGTCGGGGACGAGTTGAGCGCGGCCGTGGAAGGCGACCCAGCCGGTAATGCCCTGGCCGAGGCGGAGGGCGACTTCGTCGCTTTCGGCGGGGAGACCTTGGTGGACCTCGATCTCAAGTTTGCCGCTGTCGGGATTGAGGAGAGAGATGGAGCCGCTGGAAGCGTGGAGGGCGGCGATGATTTCGGAGAGGATGTTGCGCAGGGCGAGGCGCGGATCTTCGGTGCGGCCGATGAGCGAGCTGATGCGGTAGAGCGCGGGAAGGGTGCGCGGATCGAACGTGCCGGGGGCACGTGAGGGCGAACTGGGAGGAGATGAATCGGGAGCCGACGGACTGCTATGCACGGCGGACAGGTTTATTTAATCGAAAGGGGTTATCGAGAAATTCCCTGTGGGTTGGCGGAGAAATGTGGGCGCGGATGGGAGAGACGCGTTGTGGGCGGTGGTCGTGTTTGACGCGGGGCGGACGAGAAGGCGGCGACGCGCCGCTCGCTGCGCGCCGCTACTTGGCGAGGGCGACGGCGGGGGTGGAGTGGCCGTTGACCGGTGGAGGCGTCGGCGGGGTGATGATTGCAGTGAGAGCGTCGCGTAGGGCGTGGAGGCGGCCGAGGTCTTCGGTGGCTTCGTGGTTGGCGCTCTCGATGTAGAAGGTGTCGATGGCGATATTACGCTCGGTGCCGATGCGGGCGAAGGTGATGTCGAAGCCGTGATCGTAGATGGTCTTGGCGAGGCGGTAGAGGAGTCCGATTTGGTCGTGCGCCTGGATTTCGACGATGGTGCGCTGCATCGAGAGCTCGTGATAGACGTCAACGGTCGGCGGGAAGGAGCTCTGAAACGTCTCGGGATTGTTGGCGGTGCCGGCGTAGCGGTTACCGAGTTTTTTAGATTGGGCGACGATGTCGGGATAGAGGTCTTTGCTGCCGACGAGCGCGTCTTCGACGGTTTTGGCGAAGGTTTCTGTGGATACGTGATTTTGGACGACGCCGCGGGCAGGCTCGACGACGTAGAACGTGTCGATGGCGATGTGGTCGGTGCGGGAAATGACTTTCGCGCCGAGGATGCTGAGGCCGGCGACGGAGAAGGCTCCGGCGAGTTTGTAGAAGAGGCCGGCGCGGTCCCAGGTGACGACATTGACGACGGTGAGGGAGCGGTTGAGGTCGTCTTTCCACTCGATGACGGGTTTGAGCGAGCCGACGGAATCGGCGGCGGTGATGGAGTGAAGAAGCTTGTTCACCATCTGGATGTGGAGGGCGATCTCGCTGGTATCCGTGTGGATGAAGTAGCGTTCCGGGAGGAGATTGAAGTGGGCGGTGATTTCATCCGCGCCGATGCCCGGGATCTTTTTGGAGATCAGCTCGTGGTGCTTCATTTGAGTGCGTTCAGAATTTCGGGATTCAACGGCTTCGCCGTGGATCAGGCGTTCGAGGGTGGCGCGATAGAGAGTGGTGTGGAGGGTGTCTTTGTATCCGTTCCAGAGCCCCCCGGCGGTGCCGCGGGCGTCGCAAAACGTGTGGACGTACAGATAGCGCAGCTTATCGGCATCGTCCACCAGCTCAGCGAATCCAGCGGATGTTTTCGGATCATCGACATCTCTCCTCTGCCAAAAGCGTGCCATGATGAGATGATTTTTGATGATGAAGGTGACAATCTCGGTGCTGGCGGGCTCGATGCCGAGGCGTTGAAGGATGGGAATGGCGATGCGGACGCCGCTTTCGGCATGGCCTTGGATGCCCTCGGCTTTACCGATGTCGTGGAGCAGGAGAATCAAATACAGGAGCGCGGGGTCAGGGGTTTCGTGGAGAGCCTCACGATATTTCGCGGCCATGGGTTCGACCTGGCTGAAGACGCCATCGAGTTCGCGAATGGCGTGCAGCGTGTGGATGTCGGCGGTGTAGCGGTGATAGAACTCGTGTTGAACGAGGCAGGTGAGTTCGGCGAATTCGGGGATGAAGCGGCCGAGGACGCCGAGGTCGTGCATGAGCTCGAGCGCGGGGAAGACGGCGCCGGCTTCGCTGAGGATGGCGCGGAAGCTGATGTTGGCGTCGGGGGAATTCTGGACGCGGCGGGTGATGAGCGGGAGCGATTCGCTGATGAGGGCCTGGAGGGCGAAGTCGGGTTTGATGTTGAGCTGCTGGCAGTGGCGGAAAAGGCGGATGAGGCGCGCGGGATCTTCCTGGAAGACGTCGGGCTTTTCGGCGGTGAGCTCGCTGCCGCGTTGAATGAAGCCGTCGATGCGGATGGTTTTCTGATGGCGGTATCCGCGCAAAACTTCGCGGAAGGAGACGCGCGAGACGGGTTCGAGGGAGAGGGCGAGGCGGTTTTCGAGAACGCGGGAGACGCGGAAGATGATCTGCGCGGCACGGTAGTAATCGTGCATGAACTGCTCTACGCGGCCGAGGAGGTTGTGATTGGTGTAGCCGAGACCGAGGGCGACGCGGGGCTGGGCTTCGAGGTTGAGAAGGTCAGTGGCCTTCTTGCTCTGGAAATGGAGTTCGTTGCGGACGCGCAGGAGGAATTCGTAAGCGCGCTGAAAATCGCGGCATTCATTTCGGCGGAGATGTTTTTGCTCCACGAGCTCGTCCATCTTTTTGATGCCGAGTTTCACACGGGCCATCCAGAGGGCGTTCTGGTAATCGCGGAGACCGCCGACGCCGTTTTTGATGTCGGGTTCCTGGAGGAAGACGGTGTTGCCGTACTTGGCGCGGCGGGAATTTTGGTCTTCGAGGCGGGCGGTGATGTAGCCGCGTGGGTCTTCTTTTTGGGAGAAGTTATCGTAGGCGGGGGCAAAGGTTTCGTAGAGGGATTCGGAGCCGGCGATGAGGCGGGACTCGAGCAAGGCGGTCTTGGTTTGGATGTCTTTGCGGGCTTCGGCGAAGACGTCGTCCACGGTGCGGGTGGAGTGGCCGACTTTAATGCCGCAGTCCCAGAGGACGTAGAGAATCTCGTTCACGAGATGCTCTTGGAGAGGTTTAACCGCGCTCAGTTTCGCCTTCGAGGGGAAGAGAAACATGATGTCGATGTCGCTGAACGGATTCAGTTCGCCGCGACCGTAACCGCCGAGGGCGACGAGGGAGACCGCGCTGGGAGTGGAGCCGTGCTGGCGCGTCCAGCTGGTGATGGCGTAGTCGAAAAGGTGGGCGAGCATCACATCGACCATGCCTGCGCGGGCGCGGGCGACGACGAGGCCGGATTCGCGGGCGTCGTGGCGCATACGGATCATAGCGCTTTCGAGGCGCAGGAAGGTCTTGCAGGCGGAGAGTCGCTGGGCGGTGGAGACCTCGCCGACGAAATTCAGACGCTCAAGGGCATGCTTTTGGATGCGGCCGATCATTTATGAAAAGGGGACATGAATGGGAAAAGACGCGTGGCGCAAAGCGGGAATTGGGCCGAAACCTAGGCGCAGGGTTGAGCGGGTGGTTTGCTCGGGGCATGACGCGGGCTGGGGCGGGATCGGAGCGGGCGGAGATGGTTAAACCACTTGCCACTCCCGGGGCGGGGCGGTTGTTTTCGCGGTTCTTATTTTGCACACGACCATGGCCGAAATCACCAAGAGCTACGAAGCCCGCGACGTTGAAAAGAAGTGGTATGCCGCCTGGCTGGAGGCGAAGGCCTTCGCCGGCAAAGCCGAGCCTGGCCAGGAGACGTACACGATCGTCATCCCGCCGCCGAACGTCACTGGCATCCTGCACATGGGGCACGTGCTCAACAACGCGCTGCAAGATGCGATGATCCGACGCGCGCGGCTCGAAGGCAAAGCGGCGTGCTGGATTCCCGGCACCGATCACGCGGGTATCGCCACGCAGACGATGGTGGAGAAGCATCTCAAGAAATCCGAGGGCAAGACGCGCTACGATCTGGGGCGCGAGGAGTTTTTGAAACGGGTGTGGTCGTGGCGCGACGAGAAGGGCGACATCATCCTCAATCAGCTGAAGCAGCTCGGGTGCTCGTGCGATTGGGATCGCACGCATTTCACGATGGACGCGGGTTACAGCCGCGCGGTGCTCAACTCGTTCGTGAAGCTCTTTGATCAAGGACTGATCTATCGCGGCAAGCGCATGGTGAACTGGTGCCCGGCGTCGCTCACGGCGCTGTCGGATGAAGAAGTCGAGATGCGCCCGACGAAAGGATTCATTTACAAACTGCGGTATGAGTTGGTTGAGCCGACGACGACGAAGGATGCGGACGGAAATGTCGTGCCGATGACGCATATCGTGCTGGAGACGACGCGGCCAGAGACGATCGCGGCGGACGTCGCGGTGGCGGTGCATCCGAATGACGAGCGCTACAAACATATCGTCGGGAAGAAAGTGTGGCGACCGCTGGGCGAGCGCGTGCAGATCCCGATTATTGCGGACGAGGCGGTCGATCCGGCGTTCGCGGCGGGTGCGCTCAAGGTCACGCCTGCGCACGACAAAGTGGATTTTGAAATCGGGCAGCGGCATGGGTTGCCGGTGATCGATGCGCTGAACGCGGACGGAACTTTGAATGAGTTCGCGGGACCTGAGATCGCGGGCATGGATCGTTTCGCGGGGCGCAAGAAGGCGGCGGAAGTGTTGAAGGAACGCGGTGCGTTGCTCGAAGAGAAGGCTTATGAAAATAATGTCGGCTATTCGCAGCGTGCGGGCGTGCCGATCGAACCGCGGCTCACCCAGCAATGGTGGCTGAAATATCCGCGCGTCGAGGAAGCGAAGGCGGTTGTGCGCGACGGCCTTATCCAGATGCACCCAGAGCGCTGGACGAAGGTTTACCTGAACTGGCTGGAGAACATTCAGGACTGGTGCATCAGCCGCCAGCTCTGGTGGGGGCATCGCATCCCGGTTTGGTACAAGAAGGGACTCGATCGCGAGACGCTGACGACGGCCGATCTCAACGATCCGGCGAAGATTCATGTGTCGCTGGATGGTCCGGCCGATCCGCAGAACTGGGAACAGGAGAACGACGTTCTGGATACGTGGGCGTCTTCCTGGCTCTGGCCGTTTGCGACGCTGGGCTGGCCGGAAGCGGCGGAGATGGAGAAGTCTGGTTTCAAGAGTTTTTACCCGACGACGACGCTCGCAACGGGTGCGGACATCATCTTCTTCTGGGTCGCGCGCATGATCATGGCGGGCTTGGAATTCGCGAAGCCGGGCGCGCCGGTAGAGCAGCGCATTCCGTTCAAGCATGTTTATTTCAACGGCATCGTTCGCGACAAGCAGGGGCGCAAGATGTCGAAAACGCTCGGAAATTCGCCTGATCCACTCGACCTGATCGCGAAGTACGGTGCGGACGGACTGCGCTTCGGTTTGCTCCAGATCGCGCCGCTCGGGCAGGACGTGAAGTTCGACGAGGACCGCATCGAGAGCGGGAAGAACTTCTGCAACAAGGTATGGAATGCCTGCCGTTTCCGCCAGATGAGCGGCGAGATGAGCGACAACTGTTCGCTCGCGGCGATTCTTTCGCGCGTGGATGCGAAGCAGCTCGATGATGACGATCATGCGCTGCTCGGCGCGTTGCTCGACACGATGAAGACGCTGGAACGCGGTTTTGCGGAATTCGAATTCGCGGGCGCGACGCAGCGGCTGTATTCGTTTTTTTGGAACGACTTTTGCGACTGGTATGTTGAGGTCGCGAAGGCGCGTTTGCAGGATGCGAACGCGAAGGCGCATGTGCTGGCGATCCAGGATCTCGTGATCCGCGAGTTCCTCCTGATGTTCGAGCCGTTCGCGCCGTTCATCACGGAAGAGCTGTGGCATCTGCTGGGCTACGGCGCAGAGAAGTCGCTGTTGCAGGACACGCGGATCGAGACGTCGGAGGGGTTTGTGAGCGCGCTGGCAAAGATTGGCGCGACGCTCGATCAGAGCGCGGCGGAGCGTGTGGCTGGATTGAAGACGTTCACCTCGCTGGCGCGTCAGTTGAAGGCCGAGCAATCGGTGGCGCAGAAGCGCGATGTGAAGTTCTTGGCGCTGGCTGATGCGGCGAACTGGGCGGTGCTGGAAAGCAATTCGTCGAAGATCGCGCGGTTGGTTGGCGCGGCTTCGGTGGAGCGCACGACTAGCGAACCGGCCTTGCCGGCGATCGTGACGCCGTACGGCACGCTGTATCTCGACACGGGCGTGAAGGTGGATGCGGCGGCGGAGAAGGCGCGTCTCACGAAGGAACTCGAAGCGATCACGAAGCATGTCTCCGGGACGGAAGCGCGTCTGGCGAATGTGGCGTTCACGAGCAAAGCTCCGGCGGCGGTGCTGGACGGCGCGCGTAAGCAGCTTGCAGAGCAGCAGGCGAAGCGGGCTGAGTTGGAGCGGTTGTTGAAGGCGCTGTGACCGTGCGAGCGGGAGGGACGGGTGTGGCTGCGTCCATGGAACGCGACCATACGCGCCCGGGCATTTTAGGTGAGACGGAATGGACGACACTGAGGTCGTCCATCCATAAAGCATTGGAGTTTAGTGACGTAGCAGAGGTGTGGTAAAAATAGGGTTCAATCTTTACTTAAGACATGTCCTAAGTAGTTTCATTGACCTAAGAAATGAGTACGACCGAAACCGCAGCTGTGTCCCTCGACCTTGAAAAACTCAGTGCGGAGGACCGGGTGAAGTGGGCGGTGGAGCAGTTTGGCGACGGGCTCGTGATGACGACGAGCTTCGGGATTCAAGCGGCGGTGATGCTCCATTTGGTGACGCGTGTGGCGCCGAAGATTCCCGTGATCTTCATCGATACCGGTTATTTGTTTCCGGAGACGTATAAATTCGCGCGGGATCTGACCGAGTCGCTTGGCCTTAACATCAAGAAGTACGTGCCAGCCATGACTGCGGCTGAGCAGGAGGCGCTTCATGGGAAGCAGTGGGAGCAGGGGATCGACGGGCTGAAGCGGTATAACTTTATCAACAAGGTTGAGCCGATGGATCGCGCAGTGCGCGAACTCGGTGCGACGGCCTGGCTGGCGGGTTTGCGCCGCACGCAGGGCAGCACGCGCGAGGCGCTGAAGGTCGTGCAGCAGCAGAACAAGATCACGAAGGTTCACCCGATCATCGATTGGGATAACCGCACGGTGCATCGCTATCTGACGCAGCACGGGCTCAATTATCATCCGCTGTGGGATCAGGGGTATGTGTCGGTCGGTGACTGGCACAGCACGACCAAGCTGCTCGACGGGATGAAGGAAGAGGACACGCGTTTCGGCGGTCTCAAACGCGAGTGCGGGCTGCACGAGACCAGCGGCAAAGGAGATTTTCAGATCTGAGGCTTGGGGCAACTAGTGCCTGGCAAAGATGTCGTTCCTCTCTCGATTGTTTCCACGGAAGATCATGTCGGAGGCTGACGCATTATCGGCGCTGAAAGTTTCTGTCGTGCAGAGTGATACGCAGCGAATCAAAGAGCTCATCGCGCAGTATCCGAGTTTGCTGGAGAAGTCTGACGTGAAGGGGATGAGGCCACTTCATTGGGCGAGCGAAGCTCAGTCGCTTTCGAGCATCGCGTGCTTGGTGGATCTTGGTGCTGATGTTACCCAGAAAGAGGCAATGGGGTATACGCCGGAACAGATCGCATATTGGCATGGGGAGTTTCGGATGGGTGCCTACACCGACGTGTGCTTGAAAATCGTCGACCGCTTAAAGAAGAGTCCGACTGCGGAAAACACCTGACAGGCAGCGGCCATCTAAGGTCGTGGCTCAGCACTAAGCGTTCGGTTCTTTCGATTTCGCTTAGCCCAACGCGGAACAACCCAAACCCCTACTGCGCTCCAGAAACAAACAAACGAGGCAGCGAGCGCTACGTTGCTGGCTGTTTTGAGATGGGACTGGTCTGCGGGCCCTGTGCCCGAGGCCCAGCCCCAGAAAAGCGATAGGTAGAAAAGCCACGCCGAGACCAGCAGTAGAACTATGGAGAGCGCTACCTTCATTGCTGACTGATCAATACGCCAGAAACGGGTTGTGCTTCCGCTCTTGGGCGACGGTCGTGAGCGGGCCGTGGCCGCAGGCGAGGACGGTGTCGGCGTAGAGGGTGAGGATGTGGCGGCGGTTGTTGGTCAGCGCTTCCGAATATAGCGCGGGCGTGGGTGCGCCGCCCATCGATGCGGCGAAGATCGAGTCGCCGACGACCGCGAGCGGGTACGAGAGGCCGGTGATGAAATAGGTGACGCCGCCGGGAGCGTGGCCGGAGGTCAGGAGCGTTTTGATGGCGAAGGGGCCGAGGTGGAAGAAGGCGCCGTCTTTGAAGGTTTTTGCGGCGGGGAAATCGACGGGCTCGCGTTCAGAGGCCCAGACTTCGGCTTTGGTCGCATCGACGACTTTCGCGAGGTCGGCGATGTGGTCGTCGTGGGTGTGGGTGAGGAAGATGGAGCGGAGGTTGAGTTTTTCGGAGCTGACGAGCTCGAGGAGATTATCGCCGCTGGCGCCGGGGTCGAAGATGGCGGCGTGGCGGGTGCGTTCGTCCCAGATGATGTAGCTGTTCACCGTCATGTCTTCGAACTTGCCGTTG from Nibricoccus aquaticus includes:
- a CDS encoding GAF domain-containing sensor histidine kinase, translating into MHSSPSAPDSSPPSSPSRAPGTFDPRTLPALYRISSLIGRTEDPRLALRNILSEIIAALHASSGSISLLNPDSGKLEIEVHQGLPAESDEVALRLGQGITGWVAFHGRAQLVPDVSVDSRYISMRPEIRAEMAVPMEENGQILGVINVDSDVTGGFTDPDLQLLTLCTQEATAVMTRLWQLRQLRGKARQLETLITIGHSLVSKIEQQELFDTVTRDARQVTQCRACALYLYDDTHQIVLLASLSSNNPAAPSTRESPIETSLAAAAIHTRKQIDFANIQSPEFFDLVDLPRDDSLRSVLATPMIYENEVLGVLAVFTDHVHRFNNDEKRLLAALASLGAVALQNSRLYSRVFQSEESLRKNEQLTTLGLLAAEIAHEIRNPLTVIKLLYGYLGLDFPEDDPRRTDVRVIGEKLDQLEAIVTRVLHFAKAPSSLHSRWPITDIIEDTIVLIRLKLAQSKIYLRFEPPARALVVDVHKGQIQQVLLNLLINSTQAMPDGGGITITCQTEENGPARYVHIDLTDTGPGIPEELGTRIFDSFLSGRPDGTGLGLAIAKRILLSHHGDITLEASSPQGTTMRITLPLA
- the glnD gene encoding [protein-PII] uridylyltransferase — protein: MIGRIQKHALERLNFVGEVSTAQRLSACKTFLRLESAMIRMRHDARESGLVVARARAGMVDVMLAHLFDYAITSWTRQHGSTPSAVSLVALGGYGRGELNPFSDIDIMFLFPSKAKLSAVKPLQEHLVNEILYVLWDCGIKVGHSTRTVDDVFAEARKDIQTKTALLESRLIAGSESLYETFAPAYDNFSQKEDPRGYITARLEDQNSRRAKYGNTVFLQEPDIKNGVGGLRDYQNALWMARVKLGIKKMDELVEQKHLRRNECRDFQRAYEFLLRVRNELHFQSKKATDLLNLEAQPRVALGLGYTNHNLLGRVEQFMHDYYRAAQIIFRVSRVLENRLALSLEPVSRVSFREVLRGYRHQKTIRIDGFIQRGSELTAEKPDVFQEDPARLIRLFRHCQQLNIKPDFALQALISESLPLITRRVQNSPDANISFRAILSEAGAVFPALELMHDLGVLGRFIPEFAELTCLVQHEFYHRYTADIHTLHAIRELDGVFSQVEPMAAKYREALHETPDPALLYLILLLHDIGKAEGIQGHAESGVRIAIPILQRLGIEPASTEIVTFIIKNHLIMARFWQRRDVDDPKTSAGFAELVDDADKLRYLYVHTFCDARGTAGGLWNGYKDTLHTTLYRATLERLIHGEAVESRNSERTQMKHHELISKKIPGIGADEITAHFNLLPERYFIHTDTSEIALHIQMVNKLLHSITAADSVGSLKPVIEWKDDLNRSLTVVNVVTWDRAGLFYKLAGAFSVAGLSILGAKVISRTDHIAIDTFYVVEPARGVVQNHVSTETFAKTVEDALVGSKDLYPDIVAQSKKLGNRYAGTANNPETFQSSFPPTVDVYHELSMQRTIVEIQAHDQIGLLYRLAKTIYDHGFDITFARIGTERNIAIDTFYIESANHEATEDLGRLHALRDALTAIITPPTPPPVNGHSTPAVALAK
- a CDS encoding valine--tRNA ligase, coding for MAEITKSYEARDVEKKWYAAWLEAKAFAGKAEPGQETYTIVIPPPNVTGILHMGHVLNNALQDAMIRRARLEGKAACWIPGTDHAGIATQTMVEKHLKKSEGKTRYDLGREEFLKRVWSWRDEKGDIILNQLKQLGCSCDWDRTHFTMDAGYSRAVLNSFVKLFDQGLIYRGKRMVNWCPASLTALSDEEVEMRPTKGFIYKLRYELVEPTTTKDADGNVVPMTHIVLETTRPETIAADVAVAVHPNDERYKHIVGKKVWRPLGERVQIPIIADEAVDPAFAAGALKVTPAHDKVDFEIGQRHGLPVIDALNADGTLNEFAGPEIAGMDRFAGRKKAAEVLKERGALLEEKAYENNVGYSQRAGVPIEPRLTQQWWLKYPRVEEAKAVVRDGLIQMHPERWTKVYLNWLENIQDWCISRQLWWGHRIPVWYKKGLDRETLTTADLNDPAKIHVSLDGPADPQNWEQENDVLDTWASSWLWPFATLGWPEAAEMEKSGFKSFYPTTTLATGADIIFFWVARMIMAGLEFAKPGAPVEQRIPFKHVYFNGIVRDKQGRKMSKTLGNSPDPLDLIAKYGADGLRFGLLQIAPLGQDVKFDEDRIESGKNFCNKVWNACRFRQMSGEMSDNCSLAAILSRVDAKQLDDDDHALLGALLDTMKTLERGFAEFEFAGATQRLYSFFWNDFCDWYVEVAKARLQDANAKAHVLAIQDLVIREFLLMFEPFAPFITEELWHLLGYGAEKSLLQDTRIETSEGFVSALAKIGATLDQSAAERVAGLKTFTSLARQLKAEQSVAQKRDVKFLALADAANWAVLESNSSKIARLVGAASVERTTSEPALPAIVTPYGTLYLDTGVKVDAAAEKARLTKELEAITKHVSGTEARLANVAFTSKAPAAVLDGARKQLAEQQAKRAELERLLKAL
- a CDS encoding phosphoadenylyl-sulfate reductase, whose product is MSTTETAAVSLDLEKLSAEDRVKWAVEQFGDGLVMTTSFGIQAAVMLHLVTRVAPKIPVIFIDTGYLFPETYKFARDLTESLGLNIKKYVPAMTAAEQEALHGKQWEQGIDGLKRYNFINKVEPMDRAVRELGATAWLAGLRRTQGSTREALKVVQQQNKITKVHPIIDWDNRTVHRYLTQHGLNYHPLWDQGYVSVGDWHSTTKLLDGMKEEDTRFGGLKRECGLHETSGKGDFQI
- a CDS encoding ankyrin repeat domain-containing protein — its product is MSFLSRLFPRKIMSEADALSALKVSVVQSDTQRIKELIAQYPSLLEKSDVKGMRPLHWASEAQSLSSIACLVDLGADVTQKEAMGYTPEQIAYWHGEFRMGAYTDVCLKIVDRLKKSPTAENT
- a CDS encoding MBL fold metallo-hydrolase; translated protein: MARIPLEDNYDDVINKAQRGLGITDEQLAHRAQITPADLAALKSGTFHEVAARRVAQHLRLHADALCQLGKKSWYPTQPVFRTGFAAFNGKFEDMTVNSYIIWDERTRHAAIFDPGASGDNLLELVSSEKLNLRSIFLTHTHDDHIADLAKVVDATKAEVWASEREPVDFPAAKTFKDGAFFHLGPFAIKTLLTSGHAPGGVTYFITGLSYPLAVVGDSIFAASMGGAPTPALYSEALTNNRRHILTLYADTVLACGHGPLTTVAQERKHNPFLAY